One stretch of Ornithinimicrobium ciconiae DNA includes these proteins:
- a CDS encoding alpha-ketoglutarate-dependent dioxygenase AlkB — translation MSVALQGSLLDQVDDVGLRPLAGAVQRTTLSHGAWIDARPGWVTGSDELFTRLALGGSAGVEWRGERRVMWETEVDTPRLLRFYAEHEQLPDPVLTQAREQLSAYYRPELHEPFRTAGMCLYRDGRDSVAWHGDRFGRGNSQDTMVAIVSIGAPRALLLRPNGGGAGRTIRRVIGHGDLLVMGGSCQRTWEHAVPKTAKPVGPRISIQFRPRGVR, via the coding sequence ATGTCCGTTGCACTGCAGGGATCACTTCTCGACCAGGTGGACGACGTCGGCCTGCGCCCACTTGCTGGTGCCGTGCAGCGCACGACGCTCAGCCACGGAGCCTGGATCGACGCACGACCCGGGTGGGTCACCGGCTCCGACGAGTTGTTCACCCGACTGGCGCTCGGCGGCTCCGCCGGTGTCGAGTGGCGCGGTGAGCGACGGGTGATGTGGGAGACGGAGGTCGACACGCCTCGACTTCTTCGCTTCTACGCCGAGCACGAGCAACTGCCCGACCCGGTGCTCACGCAGGCGCGCGAGCAGCTCAGCGCCTACTACCGCCCAGAGCTGCACGAGCCGTTCCGCACCGCCGGCATGTGTCTGTATCGCGACGGCCGGGACAGCGTGGCCTGGCACGGTGACCGGTTTGGTCGCGGCAACTCCCAGGACACCATGGTGGCCATCGTCTCGATCGGGGCGCCCCGGGCCCTGCTGCTGCGCCCCAACGGTGGCGGCGCAGGGCGGACCATTCGCCGGGTGATCGGGCACGGCGACCTGCTCGTGATGGGAGGCTCCTGCCAGCGCACGTGGGAGCACGCCGTGCCCAAGACCGCCAAGCCGGTGGGACCGCGGATCAGCATCCAGTTCCGACCGCGTGGGGTGCGTTAG
- a CDS encoding branched-chain amino acid ABC transporter permease: MGTVANALLAGLGDGAVYALIAVSFVIIFRATGVLNFAQPGLLILGTYATSVLAVDRGVPFWIAAALAMLAVAVISMGIERVAIRPMIGRPVFATSLVTVGIFIVLLIVAFRLFAARARTISDPWQLEQWCLVKGEVLCTVTLYQHHAGKMVVVAVVLGILGLWLSRSRVGLAMRATSLDQEAALAQGINVGRMFSLSWALGGALAALGGILLAANGGVVQANDALFALVALPALILGGIDSLRGAVVGGLVIGLVSALARTYQPVHAPWLGPNFENVAPYLVMILVLLIRPYGLFGTKEVQRV; this comes from the coding sequence ATGGGCACCGTCGCCAACGCGCTGCTGGCTGGTCTGGGTGACGGCGCCGTCTATGCCCTGATCGCCGTCAGCTTCGTCATCATCTTCCGCGCGACAGGCGTGCTTAACTTCGCCCAGCCCGGTCTGCTCATCCTGGGCACCTATGCCACCTCGGTGCTGGCGGTGGACCGGGGAGTCCCGTTCTGGATCGCCGCAGCCCTGGCGATGCTGGCCGTCGCGGTCATCTCGATGGGCATCGAGCGGGTCGCCATCCGACCGATGATCGGCCGACCGGTCTTCGCCACCTCACTGGTCACCGTCGGCATCTTCATCGTGCTGCTCATCGTGGCGTTCCGACTGTTCGCCGCCCGGGCCCGCACCATCAGCGACCCCTGGCAGCTGGAGCAGTGGTGCCTGGTCAAGGGCGAGGTGCTGTGCACCGTCACGCTGTATCAGCACCACGCGGGCAAGATGGTCGTGGTCGCCGTCGTGCTCGGGATCCTCGGCCTGTGGCTCAGCCGCTCACGGGTCGGCCTGGCCATGCGGGCGACCTCGCTGGACCAGGAGGCTGCACTGGCCCAGGGCATCAACGTCGGGCGGATGTTCTCGCTGTCCTGGGCCCTCGGCGGGGCACTGGCCGCCCTCGGCGGCATCCTCCTGGCCGCCAACGGTGGGGTGGTGCAGGCCAATGACGCCCTGTTCGCCCTGGTCGCGCTGCCCGCCCTGATCCTCGGCGGCATCGACTCGCTCCGCGGAGCGGTCGTCGGCGGGCTGGTCATCGGTCTGGTCTCCGCGCTGGCCCGCACCTATCAGCCGGTCCACGCGCCGTGGCTCGGTCCCAACTTCGAGAACGTCGCCCCCTACCTGGTGATGATCCTGGTCCTGCTCATCCGACCCTACGGACTGTTCGGCACCAAGGAGGTGCAGCGGGTATGA
- a CDS encoding AMP-dependent synthetase/ligase has translation MSEIQHLSRQLRDAAAETPDTVALREKRYGLWRDITWADYLSNTEAIAYGLAALGVGVGDRVAIQSENRPEWLYADLASVMLRAVSVGFYPTNPVAEVRYLLTDSGARVLFSEDQEQVDKALAVIDEMESLEWVVSLDSRGLADYSHDRLLTIDDLITRGRELREQDPEVLVRADEGRTPEDLVTVIYTSGTTGPPKGAMLNARNVDFGAATFARAPGMFGDQGLRQSDVLVSYLPLSHVVERAISTWGGVRNRSLVHFAESIDTVVSDLAEVQPTVLFAVPRIWEKIQATVSIKMANASWAKRQLFAVGNALGTRAARQHLADGRPNVFSRILFFLSWLLVHRKVRRHLGLAKVRHALSGAAPIAPEVLEFFLSMGVLIHEAYGMTENTAVATCSYPGRVRFGTVGQVQPDIELVLDEDTQEVLTRHPGTFVGYWGKPEATADVIDSDGWLHTGDVGEWVDGDYLKIVDRIKDIIITAGGKNISPSELENAMKASPYIREAVVIGDQRPYLTALVGIEYDTVADWASRERIEYTTYKDLATKPETIALISGVIHEVNGKVARVESVRKFRMLHKELDHEDGELTATQKLKRTAFAATVPHLVDDMYANTSEHAGGDLGRSG, from the coding sequence ATGAGCGAGATCCAGCACCTGAGCCGCCAGTTGCGTGACGCTGCGGCCGAGACTCCCGACACCGTCGCCCTGCGGGAGAAGCGCTACGGGCTCTGGCGGGACATCACCTGGGCCGACTACCTGAGCAACACCGAGGCGATTGCCTATGGGCTGGCCGCGTTGGGCGTGGGGGTCGGCGACCGGGTCGCGATCCAGTCCGAGAACCGCCCGGAGTGGCTGTATGCCGACCTGGCCAGTGTCATGCTGCGCGCCGTGAGCGTGGGTTTCTACCCCACCAACCCGGTCGCCGAGGTCCGCTACCTGCTGACCGACTCCGGTGCCCGGGTCCTCTTCTCCGAGGACCAGGAGCAGGTGGACAAGGCCCTGGCCGTGATCGATGAGATGGAGAGCCTGGAGTGGGTGGTCTCGCTCGACAGCCGAGGCCTGGCCGACTACTCCCACGACCGGCTGCTCACGATCGATGACCTGATCACCCGGGGCCGCGAGCTGCGCGAGCAGGACCCGGAGGTGCTGGTCCGCGCCGACGAGGGCCGCACACCCGAGGACCTCGTGACCGTCATCTACACCTCGGGCACCACCGGGCCCCCGAAGGGGGCCATGCTCAACGCTCGCAATGTCGACTTCGGCGCCGCGACCTTCGCCCGGGCACCGGGAATGTTCGGTGACCAGGGTCTGCGACAGAGCGACGTGCTCGTGTCCTACCTCCCGCTCTCCCACGTCGTGGAGCGGGCCATCAGCACCTGGGGCGGGGTGCGCAACCGCAGCCTCGTCCACTTTGCCGAGTCCATCGACACGGTCGTCAGCGACCTGGCAGAGGTCCAGCCCACGGTCCTGTTCGCGGTCCCCCGCATCTGGGAGAAGATCCAGGCCACGGTGTCGATCAAGATGGCCAACGCCTCCTGGGCCAAGCGCCAGCTCTTCGCGGTCGGCAACGCGCTGGGCACCCGGGCGGCCCGCCAACACCTGGCCGATGGCCGGCCCAATGTGTTCTCCCGCATCCTGTTCTTTCTCTCCTGGCTCCTCGTGCACCGCAAGGTGCGCCGTCACCTCGGTCTGGCCAAGGTCCGCCACGCACTCTCGGGGGCGGCCCCGATCGCGCCCGAGGTGCTGGAGTTCTTCCTCAGCATGGGAGTGCTCATCCACGAGGCCTACGGCATGACCGAGAACACCGCGGTCGCGACCTGCAGCTATCCCGGCCGGGTGCGCTTCGGCACCGTTGGTCAGGTGCAACCAGACATCGAGCTCGTCCTCGACGAGGACACGCAGGAGGTGCTCACGCGTCACCCCGGCACCTTCGTCGGCTACTGGGGCAAGCCGGAGGCCACCGCCGACGTGATCGACAGCGACGGCTGGTTGCACACCGGCGACGTCGGCGAGTGGGTGGACGGCGACTACCTCAAGATCGTGGACCGCATCAAGGACATCATCATCACCGCCGGAGGCAAGAACATCTCCCCCAGCGAGCTTGAGAACGCGATGAAGGCCTCCCCCTACATCCGCGAGGCGGTCGTGATCGGCGACCAGCGTCCCTACCTGACGGCGCTGGTGGGGATCGAGTACGACACCGTGGCCGACTGGGCCTCCCGGGAGCGGATCGAGTACACGACCTACAAGGACCTGGCGACCAAGCCCGAGACCATCGCCCTGATCTCCGGTGTCATCCACGAGGTCAACGGCAAGGTCGCCCGGGTCGAGTCGGTGCGCAAGTTCCGGATGCTGCACAAGGAGCTCGACCATGAGGACGGCGAGCTCACCGCGACGCAGAAACTCAAGCGCACGGCCTTTGCCGCCACGGTTCCGCACCTGGTGGACGACATGTATGCCAACACCTCCGAGCATGCCGGCGGCGACCTGGGACGGAGCGGCTGA
- a CDS encoding isoprenyl transferase — MAYRDGARGAQPAARTASPAGRGVSPTGPIAPFPHCSGARPPAIPAELVPRHVAIVMDGNGRWANQRGLKRTQGHEAGEASLLDVIAGAIEVGVQCISAYAFSTENWRRSPDEVRFLMGFNRDVIHRRRDQLDSWGVRMLWSGRTPRLWKSVISELEQAERQTRGNDVITLNFCVNYGGRAEVADAVRRIGEDVRDGRLSARGIDERTIGRYLYHPEVPDVDLFVRSSGEQRTSNFLLWQSAYAEMVFQDTLWPDYDRRHLWQAIETYAARDRRYGGAIDRSADSSP; from the coding sequence ATGGCGTATCGGGACGGCGCCCGTGGCGCCCAGCCCGCCGCACGCACGGCTTCGCCCGCCGGACGTGGCGTCTCACCAACCGGACCCATCGCCCCCTTTCCGCACTGCAGCGGGGCCCGACCCCCCGCCATACCGGCTGAGCTGGTGCCACGGCACGTGGCCATCGTCATGGACGGCAATGGACGCTGGGCCAACCAGCGTGGCCTCAAGCGCACCCAGGGCCACGAGGCGGGGGAGGCCTCCCTGCTGGACGTGATCGCCGGCGCCATCGAGGTCGGGGTGCAGTGCATCTCCGCCTACGCCTTCTCGACCGAGAACTGGCGGCGCAGCCCCGACGAGGTCCGCTTCCTGATGGGGTTCAACCGCGACGTCATCCACCGACGGCGCGACCAGCTCGACTCGTGGGGTGTGCGGATGCTGTGGTCGGGGCGCACGCCGCGGCTGTGGAAGTCGGTGATCTCCGAGCTGGAGCAGGCCGAGCGCCAGACCCGGGGCAACGACGTGATCACCCTGAACTTCTGCGTCAACTACGGCGGCCGTGCCGAGGTTGCCGACGCCGTGCGACGCATCGGGGAGGACGTGCGCGACGGACGGCTCTCGGCCCGGGGCATCGACGAGCGCACCATCGGGCGTTATCTCTACCACCCCGAGGTCCCGGACGTGGATCTGTTCGTGCGCAGCTCGGGGGAGCAGCGCACCTCCAACTTCCTGCTCTGGCAGAGCGCCTACGCCGAGATGGTCTTCCAGGACACGCTGTGGCCCGACTATGACCGGCGCCACCTGTGGCAGGCGATCGAGACGTATGCCGCCCGCGACCGACGCTATGGCGGCGCGATCGACCGCTCGGCGGACAGCTCGCCCTGA
- a CDS encoding ABC transporter substrate-binding protein, with protein MSRSTTPRRLLAAAAATGLILSACTAVDEDPEAADDETVEESPEPDESDDSAAPDDDTDDTEPPEAGGEITIGDGVTEEACPDAVNADNGCIYLGILSDLTEGPFAALAVPITDAQRAYWAEVNEAGGVAGFDVDIDTYTRDTKYQPAEHAAAYQQIEPNILAIAQSLGTVNTESVLGDMDSNDIVAVPASWWSGYAFSENDHGLIMETGYSYCTEAIVGLDWFTENHGDVTSIAAVGYPGDYGGDSAAGAQLWAEANGIEDVTVIPTGPNQVTGGQDAVVSAVMAAQPDVVLLAVGPAENAEIVGKLAGGGFTGRFLGSLPTWNPALLDSAAAPALVGLYNHLAPTEQWDGTSPGAEAMKASMDGELPPNGGYVIGWVMSYPMHALLEKAADSGDLTRAGLRAAMDGLEVDFDGMAEPITYGGEGADVAVSGLIVGTPNAEAPLGIETTTEFFHGPTFEEVGYEQACSASS; from the coding sequence ATGTCCAGGAGCACCACACCACGCAGGCTGCTCGCTGCAGCCGCCGCCACGGGACTGATCCTCAGCGCCTGCACCGCAGTCGATGAGGATCCTGAGGCGGCCGACGACGAGACCGTCGAGGAGTCTCCGGAGCCCGACGAGTCTGACGACTCCGCCGCGCCCGACGACGACACCGACGACACCGAGCCCCCTGAGGCAGGGGGTGAGATCACGATCGGCGACGGGGTGACCGAGGAGGCGTGCCCCGACGCCGTCAACGCGGACAACGGCTGCATCTACCTCGGCATCCTGTCCGACCTCACCGAGGGCCCGTTCGCGGCGCTCGCGGTGCCCATCACCGACGCGCAGCGTGCCTACTGGGCCGAGGTCAACGAGGCTGGCGGCGTCGCCGGCTTCGACGTCGACATCGACACCTACACCCGGGACACCAAGTATCAGCCCGCCGAGCACGCCGCGGCTTATCAGCAGATCGAGCCCAACATCCTGGCGATCGCCCAGAGTCTCGGGACGGTCAACACCGAGTCGGTGCTCGGCGACATGGACTCCAACGACATCGTGGCGGTGCCCGCCTCCTGGTGGTCTGGCTACGCGTTCTCCGAGAACGACCACGGCCTGATCATGGAGACCGGCTACTCCTACTGCACCGAGGCCATCGTCGGACTGGACTGGTTCACGGAGAACCACGGTGACGTCACCTCGATCGCTGCCGTGGGCTATCCCGGTGACTATGGTGGCGACTCCGCCGCCGGTGCCCAGCTGTGGGCCGAGGCCAACGGCATCGAGGACGTCACCGTCATACCCACCGGTCCCAACCAGGTGACCGGCGGCCAGGACGCGGTCGTGTCCGCCGTGATGGCGGCCCAGCCGGATGTCGTCCTCCTCGCCGTGGGTCCCGCCGAGAACGCGGAGATCGTCGGCAAGCTCGCCGGTGGCGGCTTCACCGGACGCTTCCTGGGCTCGCTGCCCACCTGGAACCCGGCCCTGCTGGACAGCGCCGCAGCTCCTGCCCTCGTCGGTCTCTACAACCACCTCGCCCCGACCGAGCAGTGGGACGGCACCAGCCCCGGCGCCGAGGCGATGAAGGCGTCCATGGACGGTGAACTGCCGCCCAACGGTGGCTACGTCATCGGCTGGGTCATGAGCTACCCAATGCACGCCCTGCTGGAGAAGGCCGCCGACAGCGGTGACCTGACCCGGGCCGGGCTCCGGGCCGCGATGGACGGGCTGGAGGTCGACTTCGACGGGATGGCCGAACCGATCACCTACGGCGGCGAGGGTGCCGACGTGGCCGTCAGCGGTCTGATCGTGGGCACCCCCAACGCCGAGGCCCCGCTCGGCATCGAGACAACCACCGAGTTCTTCCACGGGCCGACCTTTGAGGAGGTCGGTTACGAGCAGGCCTGCTCCGCCAGCAGCTGA
- the recO gene encoding DNA repair protein RecO, producing MPLYRDAAIVLRTHKLGEADRIVIMLSRGRGKVRAVAKGVRRTRSKFGARLEPGMVVDLQCYEGRNLDTVTQAESLASYGDAIARDYEAWTAANAMLETCDRLTEEGEPAVQQFVLLAGALSSLAAQSHEPGLVLDSYLLRAMAIAGWAASFHDCAKCGAEGPHRAFDVATGGAVCPVCRPPGCAAPAPQTFTLLAALLSGDWVEADASELKHRKEASKLASAHVHWHLERGVRSLRLVERV from the coding sequence ATGCCGTTGTATCGGGACGCCGCGATCGTCCTTCGCACCCACAAACTGGGTGAGGCCGATCGCATCGTCATCATGCTCAGCCGCGGACGGGGCAAGGTCCGCGCCGTCGCCAAGGGAGTGCGCCGCACCCGGTCCAAGTTCGGCGCACGCCTCGAGCCGGGCATGGTCGTCGACCTGCAGTGTTATGAGGGTCGCAACCTCGACACCGTCACCCAGGCCGAGTCGCTGGCATCCTACGGCGACGCGATCGCCCGCGACTATGAGGCCTGGACCGCGGCCAACGCGATGCTTGAGACGTGCGACCGGCTGACCGAGGAGGGTGAGCCAGCAGTCCAGCAGTTCGTCCTCCTCGCTGGTGCCCTCAGCTCCCTGGCCGCGCAGAGCCACGAGCCGGGACTGGTGCTCGACTCCTACCTGCTGCGGGCCATGGCCATCGCCGGCTGGGCAGCCAGTTTCCACGACTGTGCCAAGTGCGGCGCCGAGGGACCGCACCGAGCCTTTGACGTCGCCACCGGCGGGGCCGTCTGTCCCGTATGCCGTCCGCCCGGTTGCGCAGCCCCCGCACCGCAGACCTTCACCCTGTTGGCGGCACTGCTCAGCGGGGACTGGGTCGAGGCCGACGCCAGTGAGCTGAAGCACCGCAAGGAGGCCAGCAAACTGGCCTCGGCCCACGTGCACTGGCACCTGGAGCGCGGGGTGCGCTCGCTGCGCCTGGTGGAGCGGGTCTGA
- the ptsP gene encoding phosphoenolpyruvate--protein phosphotransferase: MIGIVVVSHSRALANAAVALADEMTDPGNRPAIKVAAGLDETTFGTDAAAVAEAITEADSGDGVLVLLDLGSAVLSAEMALEFLEPEVADRVWISSAPLVEGLVGAAVAAGAGANLAGAAAEAEQGLMGKAQHLGSGQQSAKPLPKHGLDQRNHSENAGEVRRVLVVNAPHGLHARPAARFVREVGAHPGTQVRVRNLTTGGPAVDGRSLTGIATLDARQGHEVEVSASGDLAGELLDSLAGLAEVGFGDLAPPTSGPDRAAAAAVGDGPATGPDQGAGGAGSADNSVPQGPTFGLEAAVGRVVRADVTVMTEDYQGGDVEEELAALDRAVIQAQAELSDLVGHTTQRLGASEAAVFDSHLAMLEDPALQGPVRDGIRAGQWAPQAVQQQTDRLRAQFEGLTDAYQRERAADVDSVGQRLLRALVGVASTQHDDTGVLVVPELDPATAVLLDPTKILGVVTIGGAATGHGVLLARARGLPVLTGAGPAADVQEGTLVAFDARAARLVIDPDRTVREEFEALLSQRASARTRILQSAGEPAVTKDGHHVLVKANLASVTDAALAAASGADGSGLVRTEALFGEWDAAPSVAEQVQTFERIAEHLSGSMITIRTWDVGGDKPLPFHPQPAEANPFLGQRGLRAFRDDPRLLVDQLEAVCRVARETPVRVMFPMIATVEEVEWALARLEEAAGRLPDGRPDSLEVGIMIEVPAAALRPEALSTLLDFVSIGSNDLVQYTLAAERGNPALEGLADAADPAVLQLIRDTVLGVAEGVDVGLCGDAASDPGLALLLVGLGVSELSATAASVPAVKDALRSVALTDLQDLGARALSAESAEEVRALLRQVSPG; encoded by the coding sequence ATGATCGGCATCGTCGTGGTCAGCCACAGCCGTGCACTGGCCAATGCCGCCGTTGCGCTGGCTGACGAGATGACTGACCCGGGGAACCGGCCCGCCATCAAGGTGGCTGCCGGTCTGGACGAGACGACGTTCGGGACCGATGCCGCGGCTGTGGCAGAGGCCATCACCGAGGCGGACAGCGGTGACGGGGTGCTGGTGCTGCTGGATCTCGGTAGCGCCGTCCTGTCCGCGGAGATGGCGCTGGAGTTCCTGGAGCCAGAGGTCGCAGATCGAGTCTGGATCTCCAGCGCACCCCTGGTCGAGGGGCTCGTGGGAGCTGCCGTGGCCGCCGGGGCTGGAGCAAACCTCGCGGGTGCCGCTGCCGAGGCGGAGCAGGGCTTGATGGGCAAGGCCCAGCACCTCGGGTCGGGGCAGCAATCAGCAAAACCGCTACCAAAACACGGGTTGGACCAGCGAAACCACTCGGAAAATGCGGGGGAGGTGCGGCGGGTGCTGGTGGTCAACGCACCTCACGGACTGCACGCCCGGCCAGCTGCCCGCTTCGTTCGGGAGGTCGGTGCCCATCCGGGCACTCAGGTGCGGGTGCGCAACCTGACCACCGGTGGACCAGCGGTCGACGGACGCAGCCTCACCGGCATCGCCACGCTGGACGCCCGACAGGGCCATGAGGTTGAGGTGAGCGCCTCCGGTGACCTGGCGGGCGAACTGCTGGACTCCCTCGCTGGGCTGGCGGAGGTCGGTTTCGGTGACCTGGCTCCACCCACGAGCGGGCCGGACCGTGCCGCGGCCGCGGCGGTGGGAGACGGTCCCGCGACGGGGCCGGACCAGGGTGCCGGCGGAGCCGGCTCGGCGGACAACAGCGTGCCGCAGGGACCGACCTTCGGGCTGGAGGCCGCGGTGGGCAGGGTCGTGCGTGCCGATGTGACGGTCATGACGGAGGACTATCAGGGCGGTGATGTTGAGGAGGAACTGGCCGCACTGGACCGGGCTGTGATCCAGGCTCAGGCTGAGCTCAGCGACCTCGTCGGGCACACCACCCAGCGCCTGGGTGCCAGCGAGGCGGCGGTTTTCGACTCACACCTGGCCATGCTGGAGGACCCGGCCCTGCAGGGCCCGGTGCGGGACGGCATCCGAGCTGGCCAGTGGGCACCGCAGGCGGTCCAGCAGCAGACGGACCGGCTGCGGGCACAGTTCGAGGGGTTGACCGATGCCTATCAGCGCGAACGGGCGGCCGACGTGGACAGCGTCGGGCAGCGCCTGCTCCGGGCCCTGGTCGGGGTCGCGTCCACTCAGCACGACGACACCGGTGTGCTGGTGGTGCCCGAGCTGGACCCCGCGACGGCGGTGCTCCTGGACCCGACGAAGATCCTGGGGGTCGTGACGATCGGCGGGGCGGCGACGGGCCACGGTGTGCTCCTCGCCAGGGCGCGGGGACTGCCCGTGCTAACCGGCGCGGGTCCCGCAGCCGATGTGCAGGAGGGGACGCTGGTGGCCTTCGACGCTCGAGCCGCTCGTCTCGTCATCGACCCGGACCGCACCGTGCGCGAGGAGTTCGAGGCACTGTTGTCGCAGCGGGCCAGCGCCCGCACGCGCATCCTGCAGAGTGCTGGCGAACCGGCGGTGACCAAGGACGGTCATCACGTGCTGGTCAAGGCCAACCTGGCCAGTGTCACCGACGCTGCCCTCGCAGCTGCGTCAGGGGCTGACGGCTCGGGGCTGGTGCGCACCGAGGCGCTGTTCGGTGAGTGGGACGCCGCCCCGAGTGTTGCCGAGCAGGTCCAGACCTTTGAACGCATCGCCGAGCACCTGTCAGGCTCGATGATCACGATCCGGACGTGGGACGTCGGCGGTGACAAACCGCTGCCTTTCCACCCGCAGCCGGCCGAGGCCAACCCCTTCCTCGGCCAGCGCGGGCTCCGGGCCTTCCGGGACGACCCGCGACTGCTGGTGGACCAGCTCGAGGCAGTGTGCCGGGTTGCGCGGGAGACGCCGGTGCGGGTCATGTTCCCGATGATCGCCACGGTCGAGGAGGTGGAGTGGGCGCTGGCCCGGCTGGAGGAGGCCGCCGGGCGACTGCCCGACGGGCGCCCGGACTCGCTGGAGGTCGGCATCATGATCGAGGTGCCCGCCGCCGCGCTGCGCCCCGAGGCCCTGTCGACGCTCCTGGACTTCGTCAGCATCGGCAGCAACGATCTCGTGCAGTACACCCTGGCCGCTGAGCGGGGGAATCCTGCCCTTGAAGGGCTCGCTGACGCAGCGGATCCGGCTGTCCTGCAACTGATCCGGGACACCGTCCTCGGCGTGGCCGAAGGGGTCGACGTGGGCCTGTGCGGTGATGCTGCCAGCGACCCGGGCCTCGCCCTGCTGCTCGTCGGACTGGGCGTCTCCGAGCTCAGCGCGACCGCGGCGTCGGTGCCGGCGGTGAAGGACGCGCTGCGGTCGGTCGCCCTGACTGACCTGCAGGACCTCGGAGCGCGCGCACTGTCCGCGGAGTCTGCCGAGGAGGTGCGCGCCCTGCTGCGTCAGGTCAGCCCCGGCTAA
- a CDS encoding branched-chain amino acid ABC transporter permease codes for MTSTTPDSHRTSVRGSISHDDAAARDPEPSVARSATSRLTGQSRLLLSGPERGQALRTAARGRPRLYTSYAKDSALLNSAAKRWWTLAALGIALVLPFWLTRDLSHLLSVAMVMAIAGIGLNLLTGYAGQISLGHPFFMALGAYTGAVVSGTPGSIVVGWELDLSIALVLSAVIPGIVGLVVAPLATRVRGLYLAVLTLGLLMLGEQLFKQWAAVTGGSGVGRAGAVPVLFGTDLERTYAVGPLLIEPAVSLYLLCLGVLVVLAFAARNLARSRTGRAFAAVRDRDIAAEVMGVNLLRTKTLAFVLSSAYAGVAGCLFAILIGRVAPEQWNILMAINLLAIVVIGGVATITGTLIGAAFVVLLPRLLEWLAPWLPFVSTGSGGLITVFQLESILFGALIVVFLILEPRGLFGLWHRIRTYFTTWPFSY; via the coding sequence ATGACGTCGACCACCCCAGACAGCCACCGCACCTCCGTGCGGGGCAGCATCAGTCACGACGACGCCGCAGCCCGCGACCCGGAGCCCAGCGTGGCGCGCTCGGCCACCTCGCGGCTGACCGGACAGTCCCGGTTGTTGCTCTCCGGCCCCGAGCGCGGCCAGGCGCTCCGCACCGCGGCCCGGGGACGGCCGCGGCTCTACACCAGCTATGCCAAGGACTCGGCCCTGCTCAACAGTGCTGCCAAGCGCTGGTGGACCCTGGCCGCCCTGGGGATCGCACTGGTGCTGCCCTTCTGGCTGACGCGCGACCTGAGCCACCTGCTGTCGGTGGCGATGGTGATGGCGATCGCCGGCATCGGGCTGAACCTGCTCACCGGCTATGCCGGGCAGATCTCGCTCGGTCACCCCTTCTTCATGGCACTCGGCGCCTACACCGGCGCGGTCGTCTCCGGGACCCCGGGCTCGATCGTCGTCGGCTGGGAGCTGGACCTGTCGATCGCCCTGGTCCTGTCCGCAGTGATCCCCGGCATCGTCGGGCTCGTGGTGGCCCCCCTGGCCACCCGCGTGCGCGGGCTCTATCTGGCCGTGCTCACCCTGGGCCTGCTCATGCTCGGCGAGCAGCTGTTCAAACAGTGGGCAGCCGTGACGGGCGGCTCCGGTGTGGGCCGCGCCGGCGCGGTCCCCGTCCTGTTCGGCACCGACCTCGAGCGCACGTATGCCGTGGGGCCGCTGCTCATCGAGCCCGCGGTCTCCCTCTACCTGCTGTGCCTGGGCGTGCTGGTGGTGCTCGCCTTCGCGGCCCGCAACCTGGCACGCTCCCGCACCGGTCGCGCCTTCGCCGCGGTGCGGGATCGCGACATCGCCGCCGAGGTGATGGGTGTCAACCTGCTGCGGACCAAGACCCTGGCCTTCGTGCTGTCCAGCGCCTATGCCGGCGTGGCCGGGTGCCTGTTCGCGATCCTGATCGGCCGCGTCGCCCCCGAGCAGTGGAACATCCTGATGGCCATCAACCTGCTGGCGATCGTGGTCATCGGCGGCGTCGCCACCATCACCGGCACGCTCATCGGTGCCGCCTTCGTCGTGCTGTTGCCCCGACTCCTGGAGTGGCTCGCCCCCTGGTTGCCCTTCGTCTCGACCGGCAGCGGCGGGCTGATCACGGTCTTCCAGCTCGAGTCGATCCTCTTCGGCGCCCTCATCGTCGTCTTCCTCATCCTCGAGCCCCGAGGGCTGTTCGGCCTCTGGCACCGGATCCGCACCTACTTCACCACCTGGCCCTTCAGCTATTAG